The Synechococcus sp. RS9916 DNA segment CTTGGAAGGGTGGAGCGATGGCCTCCTCACTGCAGCATTGGTTGCTCAGCCGTCGGTCCTTGCTGGTGGCCGTACTGACCGGCACGGTGGGCGTGTTCCGGGCGCCGGAGCTGGTGCTAGCGGCATCCAAGGCCGAAGACAGTGCCTGGCAGCTCAGTGATGCTGAGTGGAAGCGTCGTCTTTCTCCGGAGGCTTATCGCGTGCTCCGTCAGGAAGGAACAGAACCTCCCTTCACGAGCCCTCTCAATCAAGAAAAGCGCTCTGGAACCTTCCATTGCGCCGGCTGTGACCTGCCGTTGTTCTCTTCCGAGACCAAGTTCGACAGTGGCACCGGCTGGCCCAGCTTCTGGCAGGGATTGCCTGGAGCAATTGCCACGAAGATAGATTTCAAGCTGATCATTCCCCGCACCGAGTACCACTGCAGTCGCTGTGGTGGTCACCAGGGCCATGTGTTCAATGACGGCCCCAAACCCACCGGAAAGCGCTTCTGCAACAACGGTGTCGCCCTCCGCTTCCAACCGTCCGCATGATCTGATCGTCATCGGCGGTGGTCCGGCTGGCTACATGGCTGCGATCACCGCAGCAGAGTTTGGGGTGCAACGGGTGCTGGTGCTGGAGGGCACCCCTGAAGCGCTGCAGAAGGTGCGCATCAGTGGAGGTGGACGTTGCAATGTCACCCATGCCTGCTGGGATCCCGGCGAGCTAGTCACCCATTACCCCCGCGGCAGCAGGCCCCTGCGCGGACCCTTCAGCCGTTTCGCCTGTGGGGATGCGATCAGTTGGTTCG contains these protein-coding regions:
- the msrB gene encoding peptide-methionine (R)-S-oxide reductase MsrB; amino-acid sequence: MASSLQHWLLSRRSLLVAVLTGTVGVFRAPELVLAASKAEDSAWQLSDAEWKRRLSPEAYRVLRQEGTEPPFTSPLNQEKRSGTFHCAGCDLPLFSSETKFDSGTGWPSFWQGLPGAIATKIDFKLIIPRTEYHCSRCGGHQGHVFNDGPKPTGKRFCNNGVALRFQPSA